A single Syngnathoides biaculeatus isolate LvHL_M chromosome 18, ASM1980259v1, whole genome shotgun sequence DNA region contains:
- the slc37a4b gene encoding glucose-6-phosphate exchanger SLC37A4b isoform X1 yields MGGTSYGYYRVTIFFSMFTGYMLYVFNRKTFSFVMPSVMDEIKLDKDDLGLITSSQTVSYAISKFISGVLSDQISARWLFSIGLFVVGGINVVFSWSSTVSMFSLLWFINGLGQGCGWPPCGKVLRKWFEPSQFGTWWSVLSCSMNLAGSLGPILVTVLLHYYDWRTILAMSGVFCAAFSLVTLVFVRNEPKDVGLPAIESAPKKGAMRCSSESTLREFLLSPFLWVLSLSYLVVFGVKTAATDWGQLFLMQEKGQTALMGSTYMSALEVGGFVGSLAAGLISDRAVARSGLGTHGNPRHGLLIAMMAAMYVTMYLFRVTLKPEIPKEAPLWVQVIHPVSVLLGVPEKEIWILFLGAMFGFSSYGPIALFGVITSESAPSNFCGTSHAIVALMANVGAFVAGLPFSTIAKQHSWDMAFWVAEVSLAVTTVLFFFIRNMRTKMGRREKMD; encoded by the exons ATGGGGGGAACAAGTTACGGCTACTACCGTGTGACCATCTTCTTCTCCATGTTCACTGGCTACATGCTGTACGTCTTCAATAGAAAGACGTTCTCCTTTGTCATGCCCTCAGTGATGGATGAAATTAAGCTGGACAAAGATGATTTGG GTCTGATCACCAGCAGCCAGACCGTGTCCTACGCTATCAGTAAATTCATCAGCGGCGTGTTGTCAGACCAGATTAGCGCCCGCTGGCTTTTCTCCATTGGCCTCTTTGTGGTGGGAGGCATCAACGTGGTTTTCTCGTGGTCCTCCACGGTCTCCATGTTCTCACTGCTGTGGTTCATTAACGGGCTGGGGCAAGGTTGTGGATGGCCACCGTGTGGAAAGGTGCTCCGCAAG TGGTTTGAACCGTCCCAGTTTGGAACATGGTGGTCTGTGCTGTCCTGCAGCATGAACCTGGCAGGGAGTCTGGGCCCAATCCTGGTTACAGTGCTCCTTCACTACTACGACTGGAGGACCATCCTAGCTATGTCGGGTGTCTTCTGCGCTGCCTTTTCACTAGTGACTCTGGTCTTTGTGAGGAATGAGCCAAAGGACGTGGGCCTGCCTGCTATTGAGTCGGCACCCAAGAAGGGGGCAATGAgat GCAGCAGTGAGAGCACCTTGAGGGAGTTCCTTCTCTCCCCATTCCTTTGGGTGCTGTCTCTGAGCTACTTGGTGGTGTTTGGGGTCAAAACAGCAGCGACTGACTGGGGCCAGCTTTTCCTCATGCAGGAGAAGGGCCAGACTGCCCTTATGG GTAGTACTTACATGAGTGCCTTGGAGGTGGGCGGCTTTGTGGGCAGCCTTGCAGCTGGTTTAATCTCTGACAGAGCCGTTGCTCGA TCAGGCTTGGGTACACATGGCAACCCTCGCCATGGCCTGCTCATTGCCATGATGGCCGCTATGTACGTGACCATGTACCTCTTCAGGGTCACGCTCAAACCTGAAATCCCAAAG GAGGCTCCTCTTTGGGTCCAAGTCATCCATCCTGTCTCTGTGCTTCTCGGCGTCCCAGAAAAAGAG ATCTGGATTCTCTTTCTTGGTGCCATGTTTGGATTTTCCTCTTACGGGCCAATAGCCTTGTTTGGTGTCATCACGAGTGAAAGCGCTCCTTCCAATTTTTGCGGAACCTCGCACGCTATTGTAGCGCTAATGGCTAACG tgGGGGCTTTTGTGGCTGGACTTCCCTTCAGCACTATTGCCAAACAACACAGCTGGGACATGGCATTCTGGGTTGCTGAGGTCTCATTGGCTGTCACCACAGTTTTGTTCTTCTTCATACGGAATATGCGCACCAAGAtgggaagaagagaaaaaatgGACTGA
- the slc37a4b gene encoding glucose-6-phosphate exchanger SLC37A4b isoform X2: MGGTSYGYYRVTIFFSMFTGYMLYVFNRKTFSFVMPSVMDEIKLDKDDLGLITSSQTVSYAISKFISGVLSDQISARWLFSIGLFVVGGINVVFSWSSTVSMFSLLWFINGLGQGCGWPPCGKVLRKWFEPSQFGTWWSVLSCSMNLAGSLGPILVTVLLHYYDWRTILAMSGVFCAAFSLVTLVFVRNEPKDVGLPAIESAPKKGAMRCSTYMSALEVGGFVGSLAAGLISDRAVARSGLGTHGNPRHGLLIAMMAAMYVTMYLFRVTLKPEIPKEAPLWVQVIHPVSVLLGVPEKEIWILFLGAMFGFSSYGPIALFGVITSESAPSNFCGTSHAIVALMANVGAFVAGLPFSTIAKQHSWDMAFWVAEVSLAVTTVLFFFIRNMRTKMGRREKMD; the protein is encoded by the exons ATGGGGGGAACAAGTTACGGCTACTACCGTGTGACCATCTTCTTCTCCATGTTCACTGGCTACATGCTGTACGTCTTCAATAGAAAGACGTTCTCCTTTGTCATGCCCTCAGTGATGGATGAAATTAAGCTGGACAAAGATGATTTGG GTCTGATCACCAGCAGCCAGACCGTGTCCTACGCTATCAGTAAATTCATCAGCGGCGTGTTGTCAGACCAGATTAGCGCCCGCTGGCTTTTCTCCATTGGCCTCTTTGTGGTGGGAGGCATCAACGTGGTTTTCTCGTGGTCCTCCACGGTCTCCATGTTCTCACTGCTGTGGTTCATTAACGGGCTGGGGCAAGGTTGTGGATGGCCACCGTGTGGAAAGGTGCTCCGCAAG TGGTTTGAACCGTCCCAGTTTGGAACATGGTGGTCTGTGCTGTCCTGCAGCATGAACCTGGCAGGGAGTCTGGGCCCAATCCTGGTTACAGTGCTCCTTCACTACTACGACTGGAGGACCATCCTAGCTATGTCGGGTGTCTTCTGCGCTGCCTTTTCACTAGTGACTCTGGTCTTTGTGAGGAATGAGCCAAAGGACGTGGGCCTGCCTGCTATTGAGTCGGCACCCAAGAAGGGGGCAATGAgat GTAGTACTTACATGAGTGCCTTGGAGGTGGGCGGCTTTGTGGGCAGCCTTGCAGCTGGTTTAATCTCTGACAGAGCCGTTGCTCGA TCAGGCTTGGGTACACATGGCAACCCTCGCCATGGCCTGCTCATTGCCATGATGGCCGCTATGTACGTGACCATGTACCTCTTCAGGGTCACGCTCAAACCTGAAATCCCAAAG GAGGCTCCTCTTTGGGTCCAAGTCATCCATCCTGTCTCTGTGCTTCTCGGCGTCCCAGAAAAAGAG ATCTGGATTCTCTTTCTTGGTGCCATGTTTGGATTTTCCTCTTACGGGCCAATAGCCTTGTTTGGTGTCATCACGAGTGAAAGCGCTCCTTCCAATTTTTGCGGAACCTCGCACGCTATTGTAGCGCTAATGGCTAACG tgGGGGCTTTTGTGGCTGGACTTCCCTTCAGCACTATTGCCAAACAACACAGCTGGGACATGGCATTCTGGGTTGCTGAGGTCTCATTGGCTGTCACCACAGTTTTGTTCTTCTTCATACGGAATATGCGCACCAAGAtgggaagaagagaaaaaatgGACTGA
- the hmgn1b gene encoding non-histone chromosomal protein HMG-like — protein sequence MPRRSKEDSDAAETVPKRRSIRLSDRPTAAKAEPKPKPKKAPAKPKKGKEVEKAKPEEKAEDAPAENGEAKAEEEAPATDAAEEKDEEAE from the exons ATGCCGAGAAGGAGCAAA GAAGATTCAGATGCAGCTGAAACAGTG CCCAAGAGGAGATCCATCAGATTGAGCGAT AGGCCAACAGCTGCAAAAGCAGAGCCCAAACCCAAGCCAAAG AAGGCCCCCGCTAAGCCGAAGAAAGGCAAAGAGGTGGAGAAGGCCAAGCCTGAGGAGAAGGCCGAGGATGCCCCTGCTGAGAATGGTGAAGCCAAAGCTGAGGAAGAG gCACCAGCCACGGATGCAGCAGAGGAAAAAGATGAGGAGGCAGAATAA